The following proteins are co-located in the Methanobacterium sp. Maddingley MBC34 genome:
- a CDS encoding coenzyme F420-reducing hydrogenase, gamma subunit (PFAM: NADH ubiquinone oxidoreductase, 20 Kd subunit), translating to MVKIALETLASCSGCEISILDLHEDLATLLNQADIVYAPVLMDVKEVPDDIDIAIVSGSVRNVENKERLEELREKSKYLIAYGTCACYGGITGMADLYTSEEVTSRTYSDNPSTVSAPLPNEVVPELLSIVHPAADFTRIDGFIPGCPPKEQLTHDILIPLVNDEAPDVPKKSVCADCQREMEHVEFDTIHRRIEGTPEPGKCFLSQGYVCLGSVTLGRCGGLCTEAGIPCHGCGGPSLDVLREPSHDIYNGVIKRIAHLSKMPEKDVEKQLYDIGHVIYGFVIGSTTMEDKQVSLIPQLVKK from the coding sequence ATGGTTAAAATAGCCTTAGAAACCCTGGCCAGCTGTTCCGGATGTGAAATTTCAATACTCGATCTTCACGAAGACCTGGCCACATTACTAAATCAAGCTGATATTGTCTACGCACCAGTTCTTATGGATGTTAAGGAAGTTCCTGATGATATAGACATTGCCATTGTCTCTGGTTCTGTTCGAAACGTTGAAAACAAGGAGAGGCTGGAAGAACTCCGAGAAAAATCCAAATACCTCATTGCCTATGGGACTTGTGCCTGTTATGGTGGTATAACTGGTATGGCTGATCTTTACACCTCGGAAGAGGTCACATCACGCACATACTCTGACAACCCCAGTACCGTGTCCGCACCACTCCCCAATGAAGTAGTTCCTGAACTTTTAAGCATTGTCCACCCTGCAGCAGACTTCACCCGAATCGATGGATTCATACCCGGCTGCCCACCCAAAGAACAACTCACACACGACATTCTCATACCACTTGTAAACGACGAAGCCCCAGATGTTCCTAAAAAAAGTGTCTGCGCCGATTGTCAGCGTGAAATGGAACACGTTGAGTTTGATACCATTCACCGCAGAATCGAAGGCACCCCCGAACCTGGTAAATGTTTCCTGAGTCAGGGATATGTCTGTCTGGGTTCAGTGACTCTAGGTCGCTGCGGCGGTCTCTGTACAGAAGCAGGAATCCCCTGTCACGGCTGCGGAGGACCTTCCCTGGATGTTTTAAGAGAACCCAGCCATGATATCTACAATGGAGTCATCAAAAGAATAGCTCACCTTTCCAAGATGCCTGAAAAAGACGTGGAAAAACAGCTTTATGATATTGGACACGTTATCTACGGATTCGTAATTGGAAGTACGACCATGGAGGATAAGCAGGTTTCACTCATCCCTCAACTGGTTAAAAAGTGA
- a CDS encoding putative hydrocarbon binding protein (contains V4R domain), which produces MAIQEVRGTFKPELIPKETGGDIDDYEDALHVLMKFMGSMSSALEQVSGRGANAIVYQAGKRMGHDAAKMMEKTDNLEQAMDEMGEVLGHEFYYRMWKPAGQENYTVEKGDETVVKLLFRDCVVRQTLRRTGLPQKGPLCYLLYGYMVGAVEEVMGIKGKVDVDHVGPNACLKTLTIKWGGK; this is translated from the coding sequence ATGGCAATACAAGAAGTTAGAGGAACATTTAAGCCGGAATTGATTCCCAAGGAGACTGGTGGAGACATAGATGACTATGAAGATGCACTGCATGTGCTGATGAAATTCATGGGATCCATGTCCAGTGCTCTGGAACAGGTTTCAGGAAGAGGCGCCAATGCCATTGTTTACCAGGCAGGAAAACGAATGGGCCACGATGCCGCAAAAATGATGGAAAAAACCGACAACCTGGAACAGGCCATGGATGAAATGGGTGAAGTCCTGGGACATGAATTTTATTACAGGATGTGGAAACCAGCCGGACAGGAAAATTACACCGTTGAAAAGGGAGACGAAACTGTTGTAAAACTTCTCTTCCGGGACTGCGTTGTCAGGCAAACCCTCCGAAGAACAGGTTTACCTCAAAAAGGACCATTATGTTATCTATTATATGGTTACATGGTTGGAGCAGTGGAAGAAGTTATGGGTATAAAAGGAAAAGTTGACGTAGACCATGTAGGTCCTAACGCATGTCTTAAAACTCTCACCATCAAATGGGGTGGTAAATAA